The stretch of DNA CTCGGCGCGAGGCGGATGGAGCTCACCGTCGTCACCCAGCGCGCCGACCTGATCGCCTGGTACGCCCGCCGCGGCTACACCCCGACCGGCGAGACCCGCCCCTTCCCCTACGGCGACGAGCGCTTCGGCCGCCCCCGCCGCGACGACCTCGCCTTCGCGGTCCTGGTCAAACCTCTCCCGTCACCGCGGGGGTGACACCCCTTATTTCTTCTTCGGGGCCGGCCCGGTGACGGCGCGGTGGGTCTCGGTCCCGTTCTCGTCGAGCAGGACGAGGGTGGAGCCGTCGAACCCGGCGAGGACGGCCCGGTCGAGGAGGTTGACGTTCTCGCACCCGATCAGCGTCTGCGCGAAGTCGACCAGCAACAGGGCGCCGTCGACGAAGGCCCACCGCGAGCCGAGCCCGTTGCACCCGTCGGAGCCGACCCACCGGCCGTCGGTCCGGAACGTCACGAACGGCCAGTTGTCGCCGTCGGCCGACTCCCCCGGCCGGACCCAGGTACCGAGCAGCTCGGACCGCTCGGCCGGGCGGACCCCGGCCGGGAACTCCGGCAGCGGCCGGTCGAGCTTGGCGCGCTCGGCATCGGTGAGCACCGGCGGGTCGCCGTAACTCTGGATCACCGACTTCGGGACGTCCGGCCGTCGCGTCGCGGGCGCGAGGGAGACGACCACGGCGTCCGCGGAGTCGCGGAGTTCGCGACCCTCGCCGTCGACGGCGAACGCGGTCGCGCGCTCCAGCCAGGCCGGGGTGAAGTTGTTGTTCGTCGGCCGGCAGCCGCCGGAGGCGCTGTAGGCGTCGGCGAGGAACGCGCCGCCGACGAGGGCCTTCCACGACCCGTCGATCAGGCCGCACGTCACGAAGACGCGGACCTCGGACGCGGTGAACATCAGCATCGTCCCCGGCTCGACGCCGGCGCCCTCGACCTCCCACGTCCCGACGAGCTGGGACGGGAGGACCGGGGCCGCCGCGGCGGGTGGCGACGACGTCGCCCCGGGCTCCTCGGCCACGGTGTCGTCGTCCCCCGCACAGCCGACCAGGACAGCGAGAGCCAGGCTCAACCCGGCGGCGATCGCAGCACGACGCTTCATGTCCTCCCCTTCGTCGGGGAGAGGACGGACGAGCGCCGCGGTTCGTTCACTCCTCGGCAGCGGCGATGTACGGCAACGGGACGCGGTCGCCGACCGCGCCGCTCTCGTCGCGCAGGGCCGGCGCGGCCAGGCCCTCGCGCAGGAGCCAACGGGCGAGTTCGAGCGTCTCGGTGATCTCGTCCTCGGAGAGGCGGAGTCCGTCGGGCTGGAGACCCAGGCTGATGACGCCGTTCCAGGCCCCCCAGAGGAAGCGCGTCATCCGCGCGCTGTCGACGGGGCGGGCCTCGCCGGCCTCGATCGCGGCGTCGATCTGCTGGGCAAACCGGTCGAGCAGGAGACCGACGCGGTCGCGGACGCGGGCCTCGAGGGCGTCGTCCTCGGCGAGCGCGTCCTCGCCCGGCGCGCGGTAGGCGAGGAACTGGAACGCGCCGGGGTGGTCGCGGTGGAAGCGCAGGTAGGCGTCCCCGCCGGCGAGGACGCGCTGCAGCGGGGTGAAGGACGGGTCCTCGCTGCGGGCCATGTAGGCGGTGAAGAGCTCGAGCGCCCGGTCGACCAACGTCAGGTAGAGCCCGCGCTTGCCGTCGAAGTGCTGGTAGATGGAACCGACCGACATGTCGGCCCGCTCGGCGATCTCCTCCACCCGGGCCGCGTCGTAGCCGCGGGCGCGGAAGACCTCCTCCGCCGCGTCGAGGATCGCCGTCCGCGTGCGGGCCCGCCGCCGCTCGCCACGGGCGGCGGCGCTGGTGTCGCGTACGGCGGGCTCGGCGGTCATCCCGGATAGTCTAAGTGATTTTTAGACAGATTCATTCACTGAACGGTCTTGCAAAACACTCCGGGAACCGGGCAGTCTGTGCCCATGAGCGAACGCACCGATGTCGTGGTCGTCGGCGCCCGCTGCGCCGGGTCGGCCGCGTCGATCGCCCTCGCCAGTCGGAGCCGGTCCGTGATCGCGCTGGACGTCGCGACCTTCCCGTCCGACACGCTCTCGACGCACCTGTTCTTCCCGAACCACTGGGCAGAGGTCGCGGCGCTCGGTGCGCTGGACCGCGTGATGGCACTCGATCCCCCGCTGCACCCGATCGCGGGGATCGCCACGGCGCGCACCGAGGTCCTCGGCCCGTACACCGACTACGAGGGCTTCGCCTTCGGGTCCTGCGTGCGGCGCCCCGGCCTGGACATGGCACTGATCGAGACCGCCCGCGAGGCCGGGGCCGAGGTGCGCGAGCGCACCCGGGTGACGGGCCTGCTGCGCGACGGGACCGGCCGCGTCACCGGCGTCGAGTGGACCGATCACGACGGCCGCACCGGCACCATCGAGGCTCAGCTCGTGATCGGTGCCGACGGGCGACGCTCCACGGTCGGGCGACTGGTGGGCACGACCGAGCACCACCAGTGGCCCAACGGCCGGATGATGGCCTACGCCTACTACCGCGACCCGCGCACCGAGTTGCGCGACCGCGCGATGCAGTGGCGGCAGGACGACGAACTGGTCACGGTCTTCCCCTGCGACGGCGGGCAGTCGGTCGTACTGCTCATGCCGCCCACGTCCCGGGCGCAGGAGTTCCGTGAGCGGTCCGTCGAGGCCTACGAGAAGACGGTGGCGAGCATCGAGCAATTGCGCGAGCGGCTGGTCGGCTGCGAGCGCGAGAGCAACGTGCGCTGCTCGTTCGAGCACCCGTCCTACTTCCGCCACTCAACCGGCCCGGGCTGGGCCCTGGCCGGCGACGCCGGGCACTTCAAGGATCCCGTCACCGCGCAGGGCATCCGTGACGCCCTGCGGTTCGGGCGCCTGCTCGGTGAGCGGGTCGCTCCCGTGCTCGACCACCCGGTACAGCTGGCCTCGGCCCTGCAGGCGTGGGAGCACGACCGCGACCAGCAGTGCCTGCCGATGTACCAGTGGGCGAACGGGCTCGGGCTCCCCGACCACGTCTCCCCCATCGAGCACGCCGCCTACGCCTGGTTCGCCGCCCAACCCGGTGGCCCCAGCGAGGTGCTCGACGTCTTCTCCCGCAAACGGAATGCCGACGAAGTCTTCACGCCGTCGCGGCTGGCCCGCTGGATCGCGATCGCGTTGCGTGACCCCACCACGTCCCGGGGTGGGGTCGCGCGCACCTTGCGTCGCGACATCGGCCGCGAGGTGGCGCGGCGCAAGGAGCTGGCGCTCTTCGAGCGTCGGCGTACCGCCTCCGCGAGAAACCGCGCCACCTCGCTCTGACTCCTGCGTCTCGACGGCTTGACTTGAAGTTCACTTCAACTTCTACCGTCGCGATGCATGGAGAGAATTCGTCTGGCTGTCGTCGTCGGCAGCACCCGTGAGGGCCGGTTCGGTCCCACCGTCGCGCACTGGTTCGCGGGCTTCGCCGCCCGCCGACCGGACGTGGAGGTCGACGTCGTCGACCTCCTGGAGCCCGGGGTCCCCGGCCCCCGCTTCTCGGCCGCGATCGACGCGGCGGACGGGGTCGTGGTCGTCACCCCGGAGTACAACCACTCGTTCCCCGGGCCGCTGAAGACGGCGATCGACACGCTCTGGCCGGAGTGGCACGCCAAGCCGGTGGCGTTCGTCAGCTACGGCGGGATCTCCGGCGGTCTGCGCGCGGTCGAACCCCTGCGCGGGGTCTTCGCCGAGTTGCACGCGATGACGATCCGGGAGACCGTCAGCTTCGCGGGTGCAAGTGCGGCCTTCGACGCCGACGGCAATCCGAAGGAGACGGACGCGGTCGAGACCGCGGCGGAGCGCCTGCTGGATCAGCTGCTGTGGTGGGCCGACGCCCTCCGCACCGCCCGGGCCACGCGCCCCTACGCGGCATGAGGGCGACGGCGGCCCCCGAGCCGGTCAACCTGACGATCGGTCAGCGCAGTGCGCTGACCGTCCTGCTCCTCGCCTCGACGCTGACGGTGATGGCGACGGCCGTGATCTCGCCGGTCATCGCGGCCGTCCGGGACGACCTCGGCCTGAGCGGCACGCAGGCGGGGTTGCTGCTCACCGCGCACTGTCTCGTGATAGCGCTCGTGAGTCCGGTGGCGGGGACGCTGATCGACCGGCACGGGGTCCGCCGCCCGATGGCGATCGGCCTCGCGGTTTACGGCATCGCCGGCGGGGCGGGTCTGTTCGCCGACAGCTACCTCGCGCTGCTGGCGTCGCGGGTGCTGTTCGGACTCGGGGCCGCGCTGGTGTTCACCGGCAGCACGGTCGGCCTGCTCAACCTCTTCCGCGGCGCGGCCCAGGACCGGGTGATGGGCTGGCGGACCAGCGCCACCGCGGTCGGGGCCCTGAGCTGGCCGCTGATCGGCGGGGCTCTCGGCACGCTGTCGTGGCACGCCCCGTTCGGGGTGTACCTCGTCGGCGTCGCCGTCGGGGCCACCGCGCTGCGGGCCCTCCCCGACGACCGCCCCGAGCAGCGCCCGACCGCCGGGATCCGCGCGGCACTGGGAGTCGCCCGTCACCACCGGCCCCTGCTCGGCTACTACGCCCTGTTCGCGAGCACGAGCGTCCTGCTCTACGCCCAGGTGGTGTTCCTGCCGTTGCGGATCGACGAACTCGGCGTGCACGACAGCTTCGTCATCGCCGTCCTGGGCCTCGGAGTGTCGGTCACGATGATCGGGATGGGGTTCGTCTACGGCCGGATCCGGCAGCAGCTCACCCACCGTCAGATCCTGCAGGCGACCTTCGCGATCTGGACCGTCTCGTTCCTGCTCCTCGCCGGCACCGGCCACGTCGCGTTCGTCGTCGTCGCGTCCGCCCTGTTCGGCGTCGGGATGGGGATGTCCATGCCGACCCTGACCGTGCTCATCGGCACCGCCTCTCCCCCGGAGCTCCGCGGCGCCCTGACCGCACTGAGCGGCACCGCCGTCTTCCTCGGGCAGTTCGCCTCGCCCCTGCTCCTCGGCCCGATCTCCGACCGGACCTCTCTCACCACCGGGTTCCTCACCGCCGCCGTCCTCGCCGCGGGGATCCTGCTCGCCCTGCACCGGACCCCGTCCGTCAGGAACGCGGGTCGACCCCGTACCGGACGGCCATCGCGTCGATGAGCTGCCGGAGTCCGGTGGTGAAGGTGTCGTGCGGGACCTGGACGGTCCAGGCCCGGGCATGGCGGACGACTCCGGAGCGCGGGTTGGCACCGGCCTCGATGTTCCGCCGGAGTTCGGCGGCGCGGTCGTTCTGGATGTGCACGTGGTGGGCCATGCCGGCCGTGAACACCTGGAGCGTGTTGAGCGCGTCGATGGCGCCCTCCCGGGGGAACCCGCCGGACTCAAGGATCGCCACCAGACCGTCGGCGACCCGACGGATCTCGGGCGTGAAGATCGCGGGCGAGCTGAACGTCAGCTCGATCCCGCTCCGGTGCGCGCGGAACGTCTCGTACAGCTCGTCGAGCGCGGCGTAGAGCTGTTCCTTCCACCCCGTCGCCGGGTCGGGCTCGAGCGTGATCGCGACGAACACGCGCTCCCGCATGCGGTTGACCAGGTCCTCCTTGTTCTCCACGTGGAGGTACACGGTCGTGACGGCGACGCCGAGCTCCGCCGCGACCCGGCGCATGCTGAGGGCCTCCAGCCCGACGACGTCGGCCACGCGGATCGCGGCGTCGACGATCGCGTCCGCCGACAGCGTCGGGGGACGCCCGCGGCGCGGCGGGCTCACGTGCTCCTCCGAGGTCATGACCGAGGAAGATACCGGCGCCTTTACAACAACACCTGTGAGTGTTACAACAACACCTGTTAGTGAAAACCCGGAGGCGACGAGAAGAGCCCCGATGTCGACGACGCAGGAACAACTGCGACCCGCCCCCATGCCCAGTACCCGTGCCGGACTGGCTCGCCAGGCGACCACCGTCGCCGCGAGCAAGGTCCGCGAGCGGTGGCGACCACAGCCGGCACGCGAGCTCACCGACGTCCCCGGCAGCGCTCAGGACCTCACCACCGATTGGCTCACCGCCGTCCTGTGCCGCGACGTCCCCGGCGCGCAGGTCACGGAGTTCGCGACACCCGGCGGGAGCTCGGGAACGTCGGAGCGGGTCGCGCTCCGGCTGCGCTACAACGACGTCGGGGTCGAAGCCGGGCTGCCGACCGAGCTCTACCTGAAGCTGACCGCGTCGTTCCGGCAGCGCATGATCCTGGGCGGCGCCGGGGCCATCGCCGGCGAGGCCACGTTCTTCCGGCACTTCCGGCCGCGGGTCGAGATGAAGGCTCCCCGCGGCTACTGGGGAGCCGCGGACACCGGTACCTGGAAGTCCGTCGCGGTCATGGAGGACATCGCGGCGAGCAAGGGCGCGGTGTTCTCCCGACCGACGACCCCGATGACGCGGGCCCAACTCGAAGACCTGCTGCAGAACCTGGCGCGTTGCCACGGCGCCTTCTGGGACGACCCGGAACTGCCCCGACTGCGGACCCCGGAGGAGCATTTCCGCACGATCAGCACCTGCATCGCCATGGAGGCGCGCTGCCGCGTGGGCATGAAGCGCGCCCGGGCCGTGCTCGCGAAGAGAGTCGACGGCGAGGCGGGCCGGTTGTGGGAGGGCACCCGGCGCGCCCTGACCATCGCCACCGACGCACCGCGGACGCTGCTGCACGGCGACCTCCACGTCGGACAGACGTACGAGACCGCCGACGGGCGCATGGGACTGGCCGACTGGCAGATCGTCCTGCAGGGCGGGTGGAGCTACGACTTCGCGTACCTGGTCAGCACCGCGTGCGAACCCGAGGACCGCCGCGCCTGGGAACGCGACCTGCTCGAGTTCTACCTGGACCACCTGGTCGAGCACGGTGGCCGGCCACCCGGCCTCGACGAGGCCTGGACCGCCTACTGCCAACTGCTCTTCTACCCCTACACGGCCTGGGCCTTCACCATCGGCCGCGCGGCCTACCAACCACGGATGCAGCCGGAGTCCTACTGCCTGGCCGTCCTGCGCCGAGTCTCGGCCGCGATCGAGGACAACGACGCGTTCCGCACGGTCGGGCTCTGAGGGTCGGGACACCCGCCGACCGGGGCCCGGAAACACTCAGCCCCTGACCTGTTCGCGCAGGTCAGGGGCCGGTTTCCCGAAGGGTGGCAGGTCCAGGATTCGAACCTGGGTAGCTTTCGCGACGGATTTACAGTCCGCTCCCATTGGCCGCTCGGGCAACCTGCCGATGCCACGGGGTCCGGTCCGGTGAACCGGGCGTCCGCGGCGGTTTGGAAGGATACCGCAGGGCGGGAGGGGCTCGATCAGCCAGATCCCCCGCCTCCTCCGCCGCCGAGGCAACACGAAAGAGGTACCGCCGTGGCCGACTCGTCGTTCGACGTCGTCAGCAAGGTCGACCGCCAGGAGGTCGACAACGCCCTCAACCAGGCGAGCCGTGAGCTGACCCAGCGGTTCGACTTCAAGAACACCGGCGCCGAGATCAAGTGGTCCGGCGAGAAGATCGAGATGAAGGCCGAGTCCGAGGAGCGCGTCAAGGCGATCCTGGACGTCTTCAAGGAGAAGCTGATCAAGCGTCAGATCTCCCTGAAGGCCCTCGACGCCGGGGAGCCGCAGCTCTCGGGCAAGGAGTACAAGATCTTCGCGACGATCCAGGAAGGCATCTCCCAGGACAACGCGAAGAAGGTCTCCAAGGTCATCCGCGACCTCGGGCCGAAGGGCGTGCAGGCGCAGATCCAGGGTGACCAGCTCCGCGTCTCCTCCAAGAAGCGTGACGACCTTCAGACCGTGATCGCCCTGCTCAAGGAGCAGGACTTCGACTTCGCGCTGCAGTTCGTCAACTACCGGTGAGCTTCGGCAGCCGGCCGGGCCTGCAGGTCCTGCTGGACTGGATCGCCGGCGAGTACCAGCACTCGATGGCGGACACGCTCAACTTCTGGCCGGTCGAGGCCGAGGTCGGGCGGGTGGTCTGGGAGGGCCGCCCCGACGAGCGGCACCTCAGCTCCCGCGGCGCGGTGCACGGGGGCTACCTGGCCGCGTTCCTGGACTCCGTGACCGGCAGCGCGATCGCGAGCCACCTGGAACAGGGCGCCGACTGCGTGACGCTCGACCTGGCCGTGAAGATGATCCGGCCCGTGGCGGCCGGGACCCTGCTGCGCGCGGAGGGACGCTCACTGAGCGTCACTCGGCGGGTGGGCAGCTCCGAGGCGGTCGTGACCGACCCGGACGGCCGGGTCATCGGCCACGGGACCGCCACGATGCTCATCACCCGGCCGAGTTAGGTTCTGGGGTATGCGGACGCCCCCACGCATCACCCTCGCCCTGACCGCGGCCCTGACGGCCCTCACCCTCACCGCCTGCGGCGGTGACGACGACGAGCCCGAGCAGTCGGCGCAGGAGATCGCGCGCCGGCAGAGCGAGCAGCTCCAGCAGGAGACCATCCAGAAGGCCACGGTCGACGCCCTGTTCGGCGCCCTGTGCGGGATCCGGTTCGAGTGCGGCGGCATCAACGAGGAGCTGAAGGCGGACCCGAAGGGCGCCACCGAGGACGCCCGCGCGATCTGCACGACGATGCAGGAGAAGGACGAGGCCGCGGCACGCGCCGAGGCCCGCAAGCGGTTCAGCAACGACAAGTTTCAGGTCACCGATCAGAAGGCCGAGGACGTCGTCCGCATCCTCAAGCTGAAGATCTGCCCGGACCTCTGATCCCGGCCGGAGGGTCCGGCTAGGTTGCGGGGATGCCGACCCGACGCACCCCCACCCGTCGCTGCGCCGTCCTGCTGACCGCCGCCCTGTTCGCCCTGACCGCCTGCGGGGACGACGACCCGATCTCCCAGGCCCAGGACAAGGCCCGCCAGGCGGGCACCCAGGCCCAGCAGAAGGCGGTCGAGGCGTTCGCCGTCGCGGCGCTCGCCGCGATCGACCCCGAGCTCGCCAAGGACCCGGCGCGCGCCCTCGTCTCCGCCCGCGCGGTGTGCGCGGCGATCGAGAACGAGAACGCGACCAAGGCCGCCACCGAGGCCCGCAAGCGGTTCAGCACCGGCTCGGTGAAGGTCGACGAGGCGACGGCGAAGAGCATCGTCCGGACCCTGCAGAAGGACCTCTGCCCGCGCCTCTAGGCGAACCGGTCCACCGCGATCACCGCGCGCCGCCTCGGTACACCCGCAACCGGCCGGCCTTGCCGAGCCGGAAGGTCCGGGCCGGGTCACCGACCTCGCCGTCGCGGGCCAGCCGCAGGGCCCCGGACCGGGACTCGACGTCGAGGGACTCGGTCGTCCACGCCTCGAACGCCGGGCACCGCTCGAGGCGGCCGGTGAGGACGGCGGTCACGAGCCGGGTCCGCGCCATCGGCTGGGTCGCGTCGACGAGCCGGACGTCGAACAGCCCGTCGTCGAGCCGGTCCCGCCACGAGGGCGCCGAGCCGGGCGGGGAGTACACGCAGTTGCCGGCGAAGAGCAGCCACACCCGCCGGTCCCGGCCGTCGATCCGGAGCTCGACGGGGTCCGAGCGACGCAGTACGCGGCCGAGCGCCACGACCATCGCCGGCCACTTCCCGAGCCGCTGCTCCATCCGCTCCCGGGCGCGCACCATCTCCGCGTAGCCGCCGAGGCTCGCGGTGTTGAGGAAGACCTGACGCTCCCCGTCGACCTCGACGCCCCCGACGTCCACCCAGCCCGCCTCCCCGGTGCGGACCGCCGCCAGGGCGTCCTCGACGGAACTCAGGCCGAGGTCGCGCGCGAAGTGGTTGAGCGTCCCGCCCGGGATCACCAGCAGCGGCAGGTCGGCCTCGAGGGCCACGGCGGCGGCGGCGTTGATCGTCCCGTCCCCGCCCGCGACGCCGATGACCCGCGCCTTCCGGGCCTCCTCGGCCAGCACCGCCGGGACGTCGTCGTCCGGTCCGAGTTCGCGCACGCTCGCGGCCGGCAGGGCGGCGCGAATCTCGGCCGCGACCTCCCCCTCACCGTCGCCCGCAGAGGCGTTGACGACGACGCTGACGCCGGACCCGTCCGGGGCCACCGGCACGTCCGCGGCCGGGGCCCGCTCGACCGGGTCGACCGGCGACCGCGGCGGCCACACCCGGGCCAGCCCGTAGGTCGCGAGGGCCCCGACGGCGAGGCCGGCGAGGACGTCCCCCGGGTAGTGCGCGCCGGTGTGGACGCGGGAGGCCGCGACTCCGGCGGCGAGCACCCCGACCCCCACCGCGGCCGCGGGCTGCTCCAGCGCGACCCCGGTCGCGAAGGCCGCCGCCGACGCCGAGTGGCCCGACGGGAACGACGAGGTCCGGGGCGGGCGCACCAGCCGCCGGGCGACGGTGACCACGTCACCGGCCGGGCGCGGGCGCGCCGTCAGCCACTTGCCGGGACCGTTGGTCGCGGCGCTCGCGAGCGCCAGCCCGCCGAGCCCGCGCAGCGCGGCCCGCCGCAGCTCGGGCCGCCCCGACGCCCACAGCGCACCGGCGACGCCGAGCCAGAGCACGCCGTGGTCGGCGGCCCGGGACAGCGGCGGCAGGACCCGGTCGAGCCGCGGTGTCTCGGTCCGGTGCCAGCGGGCGAAGAGGGCGTCGTCCAGACGCGGCCAGGCCACCGATCAGCGCCGGTAGCCGGCCATGCCCTCCAGCCGACGGACCCGCTCCGCCATCGGCGGGTGGGTCGAGAACAGGTTGGAGATCCCGCCGCCCCGGAACGGGTTGGCGATCATCAGCGAGCTGGTCGTCTGCAGCGACGGCTGCGGCGGCAGCGGCGCGGCCTGGGTGCCGTGCTCGAGCTTGCGCAGGGCGCTCGCGAGGGCGAGCGGGTCGCCGGTCAGCTCGGCGCCGGACGCGTCGGCCTGGTACTCCCGGGAGCGGCTGATCGCCATCTGGATGACGCCGGCCGCGAGCGGGCCGAGGAACATGATCAGCAGCGCGACGAGCGGGTTCGGGCGGTCGTCGTCGCCGCCGCTCGGGAGGAAGAACGCAAGGTTGGCGATCATCACGATGCCGCCGGCGATCGTCGCCGCGACCGAGGAGATCAGGATGTCGCGGTTGTAGACGTGGGCGAGCTCGTGGCCGAGCACGCCGCGCAGCTCCCGCTCGTCGAGCAGCCCGAGGATGCCCTCGGTGCAGCAGACCGCCGCGTTGCGCGGGTTCCGCCCCGTGGCGAAGGCGTTCGGGGCCTGGGTCGGGGAGATGTACAGGGCCGGCATCGGCTGCTTCGCCTGCGTCGAGAGCTCGCGGACGATCCGGTACAGCGCGGGGAACTCGGCCTCGCTGACCGGGCGGGCGTGCATCGACCGCAGCGCGAGCTTCGCGCTGTTGAAGTACGCGTAACCGTTCATCGCAAGGGCGAGCAGACCGCCCAGGAACAGACCGGTGGTGCCCGCCAGGAGCCCCCCGGCCCCGATGAACATGGCCGACAGCAGCCCGAGGAGGGCGGCCGTCTTCAACCCGTTGTAGTGCCGGTGGCCGTGCATCGACGTTTCTCCCATCCCGTGGTGGAGCGCTGCGGCTCTACCCGAAAGCGTCTCTGCCAGGGACAACGCTCATGCCCTGGCCGACGTTCCGCGAGCCTCAGTTCTACCGCGGGAGCCCCCGTCGGGGGAGGACCGGCTCAGGCGCCGCCGGGCTGGAGCTGGTCGTTGACCGTCAGGCTGTAGGGCACGTAGCCCGAGTGGGCCCCGACCAGGTCGTCGACGCTGACCACGGCGATCACGGTCTTGAACGGAGCGAACTCCTTCAGGTCCGCCGCGGTCAGGGTCAGGTTGGTCGCGTTCTCGAACGACCGGACCAGGACCCGCTTGCCCTTGGCGTCGATGCCGACGAGCCGGACCATCCAGTTCTCGACCGGCACGTCGCCGGGGCCCGTCGCCGGGCCGACGAAGGTCAGCGACTTGAGGTCCTTGCCGGCCAGCGGTCCGTTCGGGCCGAGCAGCTCGACGTAGTCCGCGCCGTTCGGGGCCGCGCCAGGCGCCGCGTAGGCCGCCTTGTAGCGGTAGTTGATCTGCGCCTTGAGCAGCTTCGAGGTGATCCGCGCCTTGTCGACGCCGGTCAGCTTCACGCCCTTCGCGCTGACGATGTTGTCGAGCAGGTTCATCAGCTGGAAGTCGTGCAGGACGTCGTAGGCGTCCACGCCCTCGCCGAACTCGTTGAGCAGGTTCTGCAGGCTGACCAGACCGAACTCGGGGTCACGGTGCAGCGCCGAGATCATCTCCGGGCCGTACCGGTCGTGGAGGAAGATCATGAACGACCAGGCGTTGCCGTAGTCGGCCAGGATGTCGGAGTTGCCGCCCTGGTCCTCCCACAGCGTCAGGGAGTTCTCCGGACCACCGCAGTAGTTGGGGTTGGCGTTGCCCTTCCCCTTCTTCTCGCCGTAGCCCTGGAAGCAGAAGATGTGCGACTCCGCGCCGATCCGGTCGACCGTGATCGACGGGTCCGCGTAGCCGGCGAACATCGGGGCCATGTCCGACAGGCCCTCGTTGATCCAGAGGTCCTCGCTCCGGAACGGCAGGCCGACCGGCGAGGGGTTCGGGTTCGTGTAGCTGTGCAGCAGGTGCTGGTACTCGTGGATGAAGACGCTCTCGTAGGTCCGCGGGCGCGCCGGCCGCGACTTGCAGATGTCCTCGTCCGGCTCGTTCTTCGGGTTCGCCCCGGTGCGGTGCTGCCAGTCGAAGGCGTCGATCGTCATCACGTTGCGGTCGGTGATGAGGTTGAAGATCGGCGCGAAGAACCCGGCGATGTAGGTGCGGTTGTTGACGAAGTCGTAGAAGTTCGGGTCCCGCACGTTGTCGACGAGCGTGACGACCGAGTTGCCGTTGCCGGTGAAGTCCGGCCCGCCGAGCAGACCGAGCTGGCCGATGCCCTTCGTGCCGTCCCGCGGCGGGGCGGTCGAGAAGTACTTCGACGAGATCGGCAGCTGCTTGTCCTGGAACTCGTCGGCCAGCGCCTGGGCCTGAGCCGGCGTCACGACCGTCGGGTCGGCCTCGACCGAGCGGCAGTCCCCGGCCGGGAACTGGGTGCCGGTCGAGATGTCGTCGGTGCCGCTGGCGACCCAGATCTCGATGTTCTCGCGCTTGGCCTGGAGCGTGTACTCCTTCAGGTACAACCCGAACGGCGGAACCGAGTTACTGGTCTTGCCGACCATGTCGAGCGCGGGCCACAGCCGCTTCGTGCCGACCTCGGGCGTGTCCGCCGGCAGGACGCCCGGCCGCGCCGCGAGGCCGCTGCTCGCGTTGCGCTGCGAGAGGAGCTTGGCCGCCTCGTCCGCGCTCACCGTCGCCCTGCCGACCAGGGCGGCGAGCTCGGGCGAGAGGCTGAAGACCGCGTCGTGCGGGAAGTGCGCGATGACGCCCGGGTCCAGGGCGTGGGAGGCGGCGGAGAACGGGTCCGCGAGCGCCTGGTCGATCAACGGCACGTCGGCCTTCGCCGTCGAGCCCGACAGGCCGGCCGCGAGGCCCACCGCCAGGCCCAGCGCGCTCAGCGCGGCGATCGAACGAGCTCCCGGCCTGCGGGTACGAGACATC from Sporichthya brevicatena encodes:
- a CDS encoding META domain-containing protein, producing the protein MKRRAAIAAGLSLALAVLVGCAGDDDTVAEEPGATSSPPAAAAPVLPSQLVGTWEVEGAGVEPGTMLMFTASEVRVFVTCGLIDGSWKALVGGAFLADAYSASGGCRPTNNNFTPAWLERATAFAVDGEGRELRDSADAVVVSLAPATRRPDVPKSVIQSYGDPPVLTDAERAKLDRPLPEFPAGVRPAERSELLGTWVRPGESADGDNWPFVTFRTDGRWVGSDGCNGLGSRWAFVDGALLLVDFAQTLIGCENVNLLDRAVLAGFDGSTLVLLDENGTETHRAVTGPAPKKK
- a CDS encoding TetR/AcrR family transcriptional regulator gives rise to the protein MTAEPAVRDTSAAARGERRRARTRTAILDAAEEVFRARGYDAARVEEIAERADMSVGSIYQHFDGKRGLYLTLVDRALELFTAYMARSEDPSFTPLQRVLAGGDAYLRFHRDHPGAFQFLAYRAPGEDALAEDDALEARVRDRVGLLLDRFAQQIDAAIEAGEARPVDSARMTRFLWGAWNGVISLGLQPDGLRLSEDEITETLELARWLLREGLAAPALRDESGAVGDRVPLPYIAAAEE
- a CDS encoding NAD(P)/FAD-dependent oxidoreductase; protein product: MSERTDVVVVGARCAGSAASIALASRSRSVIALDVATFPSDTLSTHLFFPNHWAEVAALGALDRVMALDPPLHPIAGIATARTEVLGPYTDYEGFAFGSCVRRPGLDMALIETAREAGAEVRERTRVTGLLRDGTGRVTGVEWTDHDGRTGTIEAQLVIGADGRRSTVGRLVGTTEHHQWPNGRMMAYAYYRDPRTELRDRAMQWRQDDELVTVFPCDGGQSVVLLMPPTSRAQEFRERSVEAYEKTVASIEQLRERLVGCERESNVRCSFEHPSYFRHSTGPGWALAGDAGHFKDPVTAQGIRDALRFGRLLGERVAPVLDHPVQLASALQAWEHDRDQQCLPMYQWANGLGLPDHVSPIEHAAYAWFAAQPGGPSEVLDVFSRKRNADEVFTPSRLARWIAIALRDPTTSRGGVARTLRRDIGREVARRKELALFERRRTASARNRATSL
- a CDS encoding NAD(P)H-dependent oxidoreductase is translated as MERIRLAVVVGSTREGRFGPTVAHWFAGFAARRPDVEVDVVDLLEPGVPGPRFSAAIDAADGVVVVTPEYNHSFPGPLKTAIDTLWPEWHAKPVAFVSYGGISGGLRAVEPLRGVFAELHAMTIRETVSFAGASAAFDADGNPKETDAVETAAERLLDQLLWWADALRTARATRPYAA
- a CDS encoding MFS transporter; its protein translation is MRATAAPEPVNLTIGQRSALTVLLLASTLTVMATAVISPVIAAVRDDLGLSGTQAGLLLTAHCLVIALVSPVAGTLIDRHGVRRPMAIGLAVYGIAGGAGLFADSYLALLASRVLFGLGAALVFTGSTVGLLNLFRGAAQDRVMGWRTSATAVGALSWPLIGGALGTLSWHAPFGVYLVGVAVGATALRALPDDRPEQRPTAGIRAALGVARHHRPLLGYYALFASTSVLLYAQVVFLPLRIDELGVHDSFVIAVLGLGVSVTMIGMGFVYGRIRQQLTHRQILQATFAIWTVSFLLLAGTGHVAFVVVASALFGVGMGMSMPTLTVLIGTASPPELRGALTALSGTAVFLGQFASPLLLGPISDRTSLTTGFLTAAVLAAGILLALHRTPSVRNAGRPRTGRPSRR
- a CDS encoding TetR/AcrR family transcriptional regulator codes for the protein MTSEEHVSPPRRGRPPTLSADAIVDAAIRVADVVGLEALSMRRVAAELGVAVTTVYLHVENKEDLVNRMRERVFVAITLEPDPATGWKEQLYAALDELYETFRAHRSGIELTFSSPAIFTPEIRRVADGLVAILESGGFPREGAIDALNTLQVFTAGMAHHVHIQNDRAAELRRNIEAGANPRSGVVRHARAWTVQVPHDTFTTGLRQLIDAMAVRYGVDPRS
- a CDS encoding aminoglycoside phosphotransferase family protein, which gives rise to MSTTQEQLRPAPMPSTRAGLARQATTVAASKVRERWRPQPARELTDVPGSAQDLTTDWLTAVLCRDVPGAQVTEFATPGGSSGTSERVALRLRYNDVGVEAGLPTELYLKLTASFRQRMILGGAGAIAGEATFFRHFRPRVEMKAPRGYWGAADTGTWKSVAVMEDIAASKGAVFSRPTTPMTRAQLEDLLQNLARCHGAFWDDPELPRLRTPEEHFRTISTCIAMEARCRVGMKRARAVLAKRVDGEAGRLWEGTRRALTIATDAPRTLLHGDLHVGQTYETADGRMGLADWQIVLQGGWSYDFAYLVSTACEPEDRRAWERDLLEFYLDHLVEHGGRPPGLDEAWTAYCQLLFYPYTAWAFTIGRAAYQPRMQPESYCLAVLRRVSAAIEDNDAFRTVGL